In Sulfitobacter indolifex, the genomic window GTGTCCGATCCGGTGAAGCCGTCCAGCGCCGCTGCAATCCGCGCCTTGCACGCACAGGGACTGAAGGTCGCCATGATCACCGGTGACAAGCGCGAAACGGCAGAGGCTATCGCCCGCGAAATCGGCATCGACCATGTGATCGCTGGCGTTCTGCCCGACGGTAAGGTGGCGGCGCTCGACGATCTGCGCGGCGCGGGCAAGCGCATCGCGTTCGTTGGCGACGGGATCAACGACGCACCCGCGCTTGCCCATTCGGACGTGGGTATCGCCATCGGCACCGGTACAGACGTGGCCATCGAATCCGCAGATGTGGTGCTGATGTCCGGCGATCTGCGCGGCGTCGTGAACGCCCTCGAGGTGTCGCGGAGCACCATGCGCAACATCCGTCAGAACCTTTTCTGGGCATTTGGATACAACGTCGCCCTGATCCCGGTTGCGGCGGGCGTGCTTTATCCGGTGTCAGGACTTCTGCTCTCACCCGTTCTGGCAGCAGGTGCGATGGCTCTCAGCTCTGTCTTCGTGCTGACGAATGCGCTGCGGCTGCGCCGCGTGCGCCCGGCGATGGACGAAACGGCGCGCCCCGTCTCCGAAGCCTCGGCATCCCCGATTCCAGCTGAATGAACTCAAGGAGGAAACGATTATGAACATCGGAGATGTGGCCGACCTTTCCGGCCTTCCCGCCAAAACGATCCGCTACTACGAAGACATCGGTCTTGTCGAACCGCTGCGCAGTTCAAATGGCTATCGCAGCTTTCGGCAAAGCGACGTGCACAAGCTGGCCTTTCTCGGCCGGGCACGGGCCCTTGGATTCACCATCGAGGATTGCCGGAGCCTGCTGAAGCTTTATGCCGATACTGACCGCGCCAGTGCCGAGGTAAAGCAGATTGCCGAAGAGCATCTTGATCGGATTGACAGCAAGATCGCCGAACTGACCGAAATGCGCGCGACGCTGTCGCATCTTGTGGATGCATGCGCGGGTGATCACCGCCCCGATTGCCCCATCTTGGCCGATCTGGCGATGGAACAAAAGGCGGGCAGTATCAGCAAGGCGTCCGGGTAGCTCTGACGTCTGCAAAAGCCGAACTTTCCCGAAAACTACGGAACATTCCAGCGCAGCAATGTTGTTCCTTCTATAGGACATCAATTTTTCGAGACTGGAGGTCGCCAATGACATACCTACGCTTTTTCGCGATGATCGCCACATCCACGGTGGTGATGTTCATCCTGATGTATCTCAACACCTATCTGCTGAGCCATATCTTCTGGTCCGAAACACGCGCCTATATGGCCGTGCTGATGGGGGCCATAATGGCGATCATCATGCTGGGCTTCATGTTGTCAATGTACTCCAGCAAGGCGATCAACGCTGCCATCTTTATTGGCGGCGCCGTGGTGTTTGCCGGATCCCTCTGGCTGGTCCGGAGCCAGGTGACCGTGGGCGATACCAGCTACATGAAGGCAATGATCCCGCACCATTCGATCGCGATCATGACATCGAGCCGCGCCAACATTTCTGACCCTCGGGTGCGCAAACTGGCTGACGAGATCATCTTTGCCCAAGACAAAGAAATCGCCGAAATGCGGTATCTGGTGAATGACATCGACACGAATGGTGACGCGGCTGATGAGGGTCTGGATGGTTCAGCCCGCATCGTCGATCTGAACGAGGCACTCTCATCCGCCGAAATCGCCATCCTTGATCTGGAATTCCTGACTGGCGATGAGATCGCGCAGCTTTTCCCGGATGGGGCCATCTGCACCTTCAAGTATACGACGACCAGCAAACCTGTGCTTGCCACAGGACAGATCGACGGTGCCCCGGCGGCGCTGGCAAAGATCAGCGGCGACCTGGTGCGTCTTGGTTCAACCGACGCAACCGGCACCCTGAGCACCGAAGGAATGTCCGTAAGCCTCAGTGCGCCGGACGGGGCTGCGGCGCTGGAAAACAGTGGTGAAGTGCAGGACGCCAACCTCGTGCTCGAACTCGATGCCGGCCTGCGGGCAGGCTATCGCGGCTATTATGGCTGCGACGCCTGAACCCTGAAACGGAGGATATGACATGCCAAGAGACACAACCCAGACAGCCAAGCTTTACCGGATGGTGATGCCCGACCACCTCTGTCCCTATGGGCTCAAATCCAAGGACCTGCTGGAGCGCAAGGGTTTCGAAGTCGAGGATCACCCTTTGACCACGCGTGAGGAAACCGACGCGTTCATGGAAGAGCACGGCGTCGAAACCACCCCGCAAACCTGGATCGGGGACGAGCGGATAGGCGGATATGACGACCTTCGGGTCCATTTCGGCATCGATGCGCCGGAAGACGAACGCTCGGACACGTCCTACCAGCCGGTGATCACGATCTTTGCCGTCGCGTTCCTGATGGCGCTCGGTTTGTCGTGGTACAGCTTCGAGAACATTTTCACCCTGCGCGGGCTGGAATGGTTCATTTCGATCTCGATGTGCTTTCTGGCGGTACAAAAACTTCAGGATGTCGAGAGCTTCTCGACCATGTTCCTGAACTACGACCTGCTGGCGCGTCGGTGGGTGCGTTATGGCAAGATCTATCCGTTTGGAGAGGCTTTCGCAGGTATCCTCATGGTCGCCGGGGCGCTGACCTGGCTTTCGGCACCGGTGGCCTTGTTCATCGGCACTGTTGGCGCAGTATCGGTTTTCAAGGCGGTCTATATCGACAAGCGTGAATTGAAGTGCGCCTGCGTCGGCGGCGACAGCAACGTACCGCTCGGCTTTGTCTCGCTCACAGAGAACCTGATGATGATGGTCATGGGGATCTGGATGCCGATCAGAGTCTATCTGATCGGCTGAAAGGCGGGTGCCGTTTTCATATCCCTCGGACTCGTTCTCCCGATAGATGCGCAAGTCGGACAGCACTGCGAAAAAGGGTCAAGCTGAATGGACCAGATAATCGAAGCATTCACGACCGGGGCGGGCATGCTCTGGAAGGCGCTCTGGGCGCTCATCTTCGGGTATATCATCTCCGCAGGCATCCAGATTTTCGTGACACGGGATCAGATGGCGCGTGTTCTTGGCGACCGTGGTGCCAGGAAGGCAGGCATTGCCGGCTTCTTTGGGTTTGTGTCATCGTCCTGTTCCTTCGCGGCTCTTGCCGCGTCGCGTTCGATCCTCGTGAAGGGTGCGCATCCGGTCAATTCGATCGCCTTCCTGATTTCATCGACAAATCTGGTGATCGAGCTTGGAATCGTCCTTCTGGTCCTGCTGGGCTGGAAATTCATGGTGGCAAATTTCATGCTTGGCATCCTGATGACGATCTACGCCTATGCCCTCACCCTGATATGGCTTCCAAGGTCGTTTGTCGAAAGCGCAAAAGAGCATGCGGAGAAGGCCCAGTCCGACGAAGGTATGGACAGGGACCAGACCATGAAGGGTTCGTTCCGCGACAAACTGCTGTCCCGCGAAGGATGGGACCGGATCGCCCGCGCTTTCTTCATGGAATGGAAGATGGTCTGGAAGGAGATCCTCTTCGGCTTCACGGTCGCGGGTTTCATTTCCGTCTTTGTGCCGCAGAGCTTCTGGAACGCGATCTTTCTGGTCGGAGATGGCGGTGCGCAGGACGCGCCGGGCTTCCTGATCGTTCTTGAAAACGCGCTGGTGGCACCGGTCGTGGCCTTCTTCACCTTCATCGGGTCGATGGGCAATGTCCCCCTGGCTGCGATGCTCTGGTCGCGTGATGCGTCGTTCGGAGGCGTGATCGCCTTTCTCGGAGCCGATCTTGTTGCTGCCACGGTGATATGGGTGCACGCAAAATATTACGGCTGGCAGTATGCGCTCTATCTTTCAGGCTTGCTGTACCTGTGCATGGTCGCTGCGGGAATTACGGTGCATTACCTGTTCGCTCTCGTAGGGATGATCCCGACCGAGCGGCCTTCGCTTCAGGAAATGGTCCGGTTCAGCATCGATTACACGTTCTTCCTCAACCTGATCTTTCTTGTCATCGGGTCAGCACTGATCTGGCTTCACATCAGGAATGCCGAGGAAGACTAACCGATTGAGGCCAAGAATGGGAAGGTTCCCAGAAGCCAGTAGGCAAACCGGGACAATTGGCCGGTCATGATGGCAACGCCCATGATGATCATGGCGACGCCCGCGCCCTTGTAGAGCCAGCGACCGGCTTTGCCGATCTGTCTGACCCGTGCGGCGATGGCGTCGGTGAACAGCGCGGCCAGCAGGAACGGCACGCCCAGCCCTGCGGAATAGATCGACAACAGCCAGATGCCGTCCGACATACCGCCGGATGTCGAACTGAGCGTCAGGATTGCGCCGAGGATCGGCCCGATGCAGGGCGTCCATCCAAAGGCGAAGGCCAAGCCCAGGACGTAGGCTCCAAGCGGGCGACCCCCCGGAATGTCGAGTGTGAAGCGGGTGTCACGCGAGAACGCTTCCAGACGGAAGGCACCCAGCATGACCAGTCCGAACAGGATGATGATCGCCCCGCCCAGATAGTTGAGCTCAGTGCGCCAAGTCAGCAGCAACGACCCGAGCGCGCTGGCCCCGGCCCCCAACGCGACAAAGACCGTGGAGAACCCCAGAACGAAGCAGGTGCTTAGGCCAAGTGCCCCGGCGCGTGCCCGCAGGCCGACCGATCGCGTCGTGCGCAAATCCGGCTGGCCTGCGATGTAGGAAACATAGCCCGGAACCAGTGGCAGGACGCAGGGTGACAGGAAGGAAATGGCCCCCGCCAGAAAGGCCGCGAAAATGCCGATGCCGGAAATATCCATCATGCTTTATGCTCGGCGCTGAAGGGTCGCGCCGCCCACCAGAAGGCAATCAGCGGGATTACGATCCATTGCAGCACGGGCGACAGCCCTGCATCGAGGACCGGAATGATCGGCATCAGGTCCGAATAGGCCCAAGCCGCGCGGATCACGATGTTGAGCCATTCGCTGAACAGCGTATATCCCAACCCGAACACCACCGTCAGGACGGTTACCGAGCGTCGCGTCGGAGCCACGAAGGGCCAGCCACGGCCGGTCAGCATCAAGGCAAGCACCAGCGCGCTCATGGCAATCAGGATGTCGCCACCCGTGCAATGAACCGCGGCGAAGACGATCTCACCCCAGGTGCCCTCGTTCCAGATCGTGTAGAGCGGCATATGGGCGAACTCCCAGATCAGATTGGCCGGGATGATTACCGAAAAATACCGACGTAGCGCTGTCAGGGATATTCCATCCGCCGAAGATGGCATGACGCCAGTCGCGGTGACACTCATTGAAACACCCCTGTCACCCGGTCCCACCAACTGCGTTCCCGGCGTCGATGCTGGGCATTGTTGATCAACTCGCTGACATAGAGGATCAGGTTCACATTCTTGAAATCCATGCCATGGAACTTTGCGGCGAACCGCCCGCCGATATCCACGACATGGGTGACCGCACCGTGCATCATCATGTCGCTGTCGGCGGTCGTGGTGAACTCGAGCCCATAGTCCCGCGCCACAAGGCGCGTCGCGTCGTCGCTCTGATCGGGCCGTTTGGTCAGAATGACCCAGTTGCTCGGATCGAGCCCATGCCGGTCCGCGTAGTCGCGCAGAACGTCCGGCGTGTCATTCACGGGATCGGTTGTGATCGAGATGAATTGCACCAGATCCCTCATCGGCCCGTCGTTGATCGAAGCCTGGACCGCCGCGATCTTTTCCGCATGGAGCGGGCAGATATCCGGGCAGTTGGCGTAGATGAAATGCAGGATGACGACCCTTTCGCTGAAATCCGCCAAGCGCACAGGATTGCCCTCCGCATTCAGCAACTCGAAATCCGGGGCCTGTGCCGCGTCGATGGCCTGGAAGTATGGCTCCATCTCGAACATCCGGGCATCCAGATTTTCACCCGGATGATCGGCGGAGGCCGGAAAGGCGATCGTGGCCGCAAATGTCGCCAAGGCGGCGCGCCGGGTCAGATAGACAATCAACTGCATCACCTTTCGGATTGATCGGGCTTGCCACCACCCGCATCGTCGCATTTCCCGCCGGACCCGCCCTTCATGCACAGACCGAGCCCGCACATCGCGGCACAGGGTGCCAGCGAAACCAAGACAGGCGCGAGACCGATCGCGGTGAGCCATCCCCAGTTCAGCGCCATGCCGCCGCCCATAACGGTTGCCGCACCGACGAACAGCAGTCGTCTGCGCGTCAACCACCGGGGCCAGTTGCCTGCGCTTTCGATGTCGGCGGCACCCGCATCGTTGGAAGATGATATGTCGGTCATCCGGAAAATCCTTCTGAAGTTTGAGTACTGGTCATTCTGATAACTGGGCGGTCAAGGGCGGGCGGCGCTCTTTCAGGGGCGCTTATTCGATAAAGCCTCGCAAGAAGGAGACCATCTCGGGATCATCCCATTCGGCCGGGCCGACCAGTCTCCCAAGCTCCCGCCCCTGCGCGTCGATCAGGATCGTTGTCGGCAGACCGACGGTGCGCAGCGCGGTCATCGACAGCATGGTCTTGTCGACATACATCTTGAGATTGTTGACACCGATCTCGTCGTAGAACCGCCGCACGACGGGCGACCCGGCCCTGTCGATGGACAGGGCGACAACCTCGAAACGGTCGCCGCCAAGTTCCGCCTGAAGTGCATCCAGCGTCGGCATCTCTTCCCGGCAGGGGACGCACCAGGTTGCCCAAACGTTCACGAGGATCACCTTGCCACGAAAATCCTCCATGTCCCCACGGCTGCCGTCCTCGGTCTCGTAGCGCACATTGATCACCGGCTGCGGCGTGTCGTGCAGTGCGAAGCCTTGCGGCCCGGCAAACGCCGTGCCGACGGACAATGCCCAGACGAGCAGCGCCGTTTTGAGATATTTCATGGCGTTGGCTCCTTGCCGGCTTGGGTTTTCAGATCACGGACGATCGGCAAAAGGGTTTCCTCCAGAATCGCTCGCGTGATGGGGCCGACATGGCGGTAGGCAATGGTGCCGTCGGAAGTGATGACATAGGTTTCAGGCACGCCGTAAACACCCCACTCGATTCCCGCACGTCCGTTTATGTCGGCCCCGATGCGGGTGTAGGGATCACCCAGTTCGTCTAGCCAGGCGCGCGCCTGTTCGGGCGGATCCTTGTAGTTGATCCCGTAGAGCGGCACTTCGCCCGTGGCGCTCAATTCCATGAATAGCGGATGTTCGGCGCGGCAGGGCACACACCACGAGGCAAAGACGTTCACCAGCGAAACATGGCCGATCAGGTCCTGCGTCGAAAGACCTTCCTCGCGGCCGAGCACCGGAGCGAGTGCAAACTCCGGTACAGGCTTGTCGATAAGCGCGGACGGCAGATCATCGCCCTCGCTGAAAAGCCCCCAGCCAAACAGGACCATAAGGGCCAAAGCCACGACGGGCACCAGCACAAAGCCGAGATTTCTCCGGCGGGGCGTGGGAACAGTCATATTGTCACGATAGCTGGTCATGGCTGTGCTTGCTGGTCCTCGCGGGTCCGCTCACTCTGAAAGGCACGTTCTTTGTCGGGCCAGGTGCTCTTGATGTAGTCGACGATCGACGTGATTTCGTCATCTGTCAGTACGCCCTCATATCCGGGCATGTCGCTTTCATAACCGGCCCCGACAATCGCCGCCGGTCCGCGTTTCACGATGTCGAACAATACGCGGTCCGTATGATGCCAGGTATGACCCGACGCATCATGCGGCGGGGCAGGCAATCTGCCGTTCGGCAATCGGGTGCGCCAATCAGGCTGCCCCTCCAGGTTTGCGCCATGACAACTGGCACAATTCTCCTGATAGAGACGCTCGCCCATGCGCAAGTCGCTCTCCGCCGAAACGGGAGAGACCGTTGTGGCGAGCAAGACCGCGGCGAGCCTAATGGTGTTTTTCATGTCGCTTGTGCCTTCTTCTGGCTATCCAAATACAACGAGAGTGCGACTATCGATGCCACGACAAGCAGGACGCACGCCCCCAGACCAATCCCCATCGACAACAGGCCGTCGCCGTTGCTGTCGCCCTCATTCCGCATCTTGGCGCATTTCTATTTTCCGCTGTCCGAGCGGATGTATTTGACCAAGGCGATTGCCGCGAGCACCAGCACCGCCACGATGAGTAACCAAACCAGTCCCATCGCGATCATCATGCCGCCACCCATCATTCCACCATCCATCATCATGCACTTCATCCTTTGTTTTCCCTTGAAACCGGTCAGGCACGGGATCGCACCAGTCCGCGCAATTAATCATTCGACCGCATAGACGGTCGGGTTCACACCTTCTTCGACGGTGTAAATCTTGAACGGTTCCTGCTTCGCGCCCCCCATACCCGGCGATCCCAACGGCATGCCGGGAAGTGTCAGACCGGCAATGTCCAGGCGCTCATCAAGCAACTTGTTGACGACATCAATTGGCACATGACCGCTGACGACGTAGTCACCCAGAAAGGTCGTATGGCAGCCCTGGAAATCGTCCGGGATACCTGCATCACGGCTGATCTGAGCCAGATCATGGGTCGGCTTTACCTCGACCGTGAAGCCATTCTCGCGCAGGTAGTCCGCATAGCTCTCGCAGCATCCGCATTGCGGGTTCTTGTAGAGCGTGGCCTCTTGCGCTGCTGCAGGCGCGGCATTCAGGCTCATTGCAAGGACAGCGGCAGCACCTGCGGTGCCAAGACTGGCAAGTCCAATTAGTTTCTTCATCGGTTCTTTCCTTTCGTGGTGATCGTTACGTGAGATTGTTTCAGGTTTTGGTCGTGCCAGGATCGACACGTATGATGCCCATCATGCCGGCCGCCTGGTGTTCCAGGATGTGACAATGGAACATCCAGTCTCCCGGATTGTCCGCCACGAAGGCGATCTCGACCCGTTCCTCCGGTGCCATCAGGACGGTGTCCTGCCATTCGCGATGCCGTGTCGGTTGCCCGCTCCGTGTGATCACACGGAACGAATGTCCATGAAGATGCATCGGGTGATGCCACGCGGTGCGATTGTCCATCTGCAGCACATGCGACGTGCCCTGCGGCAGGACCAGCAATGGATCCATCATGTGCCCCGTTGCTGCTTTGCCGTTGATGAACCACATGTTGCCTTCGCGCATCTGCTCCATCATGGACCCCATGCCGCCGCCCATCATCATCTGCCCCATCATGCCGCCATTAAAGATGATCTGATGCCGCGTGGCAGCTTGCATATCGGGTTCGGCCAGCGGGTTGGGTGGCAGTTCCATCGACCAGTCCGGGACCGCGTCCCGTAACCGATCCGGCCCGTAGGCGAGATCGACCAGACGGTATTCCAGATCCCTGTAGAAGACATCGGTGATGGTCAGGCTCTCTCCGGGCTTGCCGGTCATATCAATCACCAAATCGACACGCATGGCCGGACCGACCACCACGATGTCATCGTCTGGTACATGAGGTGACACGGGTTGACCGTCCAGAGCGACCACGACCGGCGCAAGCCCCCCGAAATCCAGCCCGAATATCCGCGCGTTCGCTGCATTGACCAGCCGAAGGCGGATGCGTTCCCCGGATCGCACCGCGATACGGTCAGGGATCTGGCCGTTGATCGTCACGGAATTGCCGATACGACCGCCGTGCATCGTGTCGTGCCGGCTTCCGAAATCTGTCGCAATCTGTCCGTCGCCGGTCATCCGCCAGTCATCGAGCATCCAGGTCAAATCGCGATCCACGCGGATCGGGTCCGCCTCCTCGACGATCAGCGGCCCGTAAAGGCCGCGTCCGACCTGTTCCGAACTGCGCTGGTGCGGGTGATACCAGAATGTACCTGCGTCCAGCGCATCGAATTCGTAGAGAAACTCGCCACCGACCGGGATCGGGTCCTGTGTCAGGAACGGCACACCGTCCATCGCATTGGGTGTGCGAATGCCATGCCAGTGGACCGTCGTCCCTTCATTTAGCCCGTTCCGGGCCAGAACCCGAATTCGGTCTCCCTGCCGCACCCGGATCTCGGGGCCGGGGAGGGATCCGTTGTAGCTCCAGACGTCGGTAGGGCCGTAGGGTGCCGGTCGCAGGGCGGCTTGTCCGGCCGCAGCGCGTAGCAAGAATGGGTCCTCTGTCGGACCTGCCATCGCTACTCGTGCCGGTGACAGAGTGGATATGGCCGTGAAAGCGGCACCGGTGCGCAGCACGTGCCGTCGTGAAATCAGTCTGTTGAGGGTCATTACTTCTGCCTTGATCTGAAAGGGTCGCACTCAGCCAGCTTCGGCCAAGGCAACGGTCAGGCCCCGCAACAAGCGAGGCCGCTATCAGGTTCAGACAGGCAGCTTGGGAGGAAATGGATCAAGGGAGGGAACCGCGCCAATCGGGATCACAGGTCCCGCGACCGGGATGACAACACCGAAGGCCATCTCAAGCGTCATCGCTGACGTACGAGCTACGATACCGGCCGTAGTTCCCGCGCCACAAGGGACTGTACACCCACCCTCGCAGGTTATCCCGTCAGCAAATCCGATCGGATCGCATCCGCCGCAATGGTCGTCCCCGCTTTCAGCGCCCACCATCTGAGCCATTGCTGCCTCAGCCGCATTCGCTGCCGATACATCCGGCGCAACCACAGCACCGAAGCTCAATGCAAGAATCAAAATGAGGCGGAAAACGCAGATCATGCGATCCTTATGCAAGCTTCCAGTAGGGGGAGGTCAAGAAGTATCCCGTAACATAGGCGTGACATTGCCACGCGGGTACTCACTGATTGGCCAAAAGATGCCCGAGGTTGGTTTCGGGGGAAAATCTGAGGCGAGACTGCGGACTCATCCAAGGTCTGTTTCGGAGCCAGGCAACCACCCGCATCTTTTCATGCGGGTGGCTGCCCTTGTGTCAACTTGCGTCTTTGAATTCGGTGTATTCGCCGCGCACCTGGACAGTCACGGTTGCGGGCTGGCTGTCCCGATTCCGCCAGAACCATCCGTGTTCGCCGTCGAATGCCGCGATGATCTCGCCCTCGTCGCCCGTCGAACCGCGGCCCTTTTCATAGGTCACCGAATTGCCGCCGCCGTGGCCGTGCATGTCAAAATTCACCCGACCGCCATCGACCAGCATTCGGTATTCCACCGTCTGGCCCTCTTCCATGACCAGCTTCCACTCGGCACTGTCGCCGGGTGCAAGCGTAAAGGTGGTTTCGTCACGCCAGATTTCGGCCTCCTGTGCATATGCCGTGCCGACAAAAAGTCCAAAGATATCGTTCATAAGGCTCGACTGCTCTTCGGCTTCGATCTCCAACAGCCTGTCGGCTTCGGCCTCCTCCGCAAGCTGGGCTTTGATCTCACCCATCTCGCTCAGCCCGAGAACCCCGCCGATCCCGGTCGGGTCGATGTTGTATTCGGCAGGCAGCACGACGGTCACAAGGATCGCAACGGCGCTGGCCGCCGCAATGGCAGTGGAACGGATAAGCTGCGCGGAGCTGGGAAGCTCATCAAGGCTCGGTTTTTTTGCGTTAAACATTTTGGTCTCCTAAATTCTCAGGTGGCTACGAAGTAGCCGGTGATTTGCAGGCCCATGAGGATGAATCCCATGGACATCATGACGACGTTGGCGGTGTAGGCTTGGCGGAAGAAGCTTGGGGATTTCCGCCAGAAGCCCATGACGATGAGGATCACGGCAAGCGCCATGATCTGGCCAAGCTCGACGCCCACGTTGAACGCCAGAAGATTGGCCAGTAGGCCCTCTGACGCGATCTCGTAGTCTAGGATCTTCGTGGCCAGGCCCGTGCCGTGGAAGAAGCCGAAGATCAGCGTTGCGGCCTTGGTGTTCGGCTGGAACCCAAACCAGCGCTGATAAGCCCCGAGATTGTCGAGCGCCTTGTAGACGACCGAAAGGCCGATGATCGCGTCGATGATGTAGGCGTTGATGCCCCAGCCGAACCAGACACCGGCCAGCATCGTGGTCGAGTGCCCGAGGGCGAAGAGGCTGACATAGATGCCTACATCCTTCATCTTGTAGAGGAAGAAGACGACGCCGAGCAGGAACAGGATGTGATCGTATCCCGTGACCATGTGTTTGGCGCCGAGATACATGAAGGGGATGATGTTCACCCCCCAGATTTCCTGGATATAGCCTGCGTCACCTTCTGTGACGGCATGGGCAAGAGCGTTTTCCGCACCCAGGACGAGCGCCGAAAGGGCAATGAAGGACAGGATCACGATCCGGCGTATGCCGGGATCGGTCCAGCCCTGGTGGACTGTATTCATGGATTGAACTCCGCATATGTGTTGATGATCGAATGCAGCGCGCTGTTGGCACGCAGTCGATCAGACGCGCGGAGGTCTTTCGATTTGGTATGTCTGCAAGGTGTTCGACGTGGCCGAACTCAACGGCCATGCGGCTCTATAAATATCGAGCGGGTGCGGCGATCGGTCGGGGCCAGGCACGACCGCCTGACTGTGATCGTGATCGATGCTGTCATGGCTATGTCCATGCATGGCCCAGGCGAGGTCTTCTTCCAGTCCATGCGAATGACCGTGCTCAGCAACCATTTCTGCGTGCTCTTGAAGGACGCCGATGACTGAGGGTGCGTGCGAGGTTGCGGGCACCACAGACCAGAGGAGTACGGCCAAACATAAGAGTGTCGCAAACGCGGCGTTTACAACTGTCCTCAAGGTATCCATAGGATCTGCCCGTCTCTAGCGTGGTGCGTCGTGGCACCATCTTGTTCTATCCTCCCGGGGGGGATAGAACTACTTTATGACAAAACATCCAGTCCATGCAACCCATCCCGCCCTTGTCGCCCGGCTGAAACGCGCTGACGGCCATTTGCGCGCCGTGATCGAAATGATCGAGGCGGGCAAACCCTGTCTGGAGATTGCTCAGCAGATGCAAGCGGTCGAAAAGGCCGTGACGAACGCCAAGCGTGCGCTGATCCATGATCACATGGACCATTGTATCGACGTTGAAAGTTCTGAAACTGATCGCGCCGAGTTGCGGGCGATCGCCCGATATCTCTGAGGCTGACCATGCTCGATATTCTCTCCGACCGCACTTATCGGCACCTGTTTCTGGCACAGGTCGTAGCCCTTCTGGGTACCGGACTCGCCACAGTCGCACTCGGCCTGCTCGCCTTTGATCTTTCGGGCGACGGGGCGGCGCTGGTCCTCGGCACAGTCTTCACCATCAAGATGGTTGCTTATGTGGGCATCGCGCCCATTGCAGGGGCTTTCGCAGACCGCGTGCCGCGCCGCGCGCTTCTGGTGACGCTCGATCTGGTGCGTGCCGGTGTCGCGCTCGCACTGCCCTTCGTGACCGAGGTCTGGCAGGTCTACGTCCTGATCTTCCTTCTTCAATCGGCTTCCGCCGCCTTCACGCCGACCTTTCAGGCGACGATCCCGGACGTTCTGCCCGAAGAGGCGCGCTATACCCGCGCGCTGTCGCTGTCGCGGCTGGCCTACGATCTGGAAAACATCGTCAGCCCGACGCTGGCGGCCCTTCTGCTCGCGGTGATGTCCTACAATTCGCTTTTCCTCGGCACGGTCCTCGGTTTCGCCGCATCGGCCCTTCTGGTTGTTTCGGTCGTGCTGCCCAGTCCCCGCCCATCCGAGCCGCGCGGTGTCTATGACCGCACTACGCGCGGCATCCGCATCTATCTGGCCACGCCCCGCTTGCGCGGGCTCTTGGCATTGAACCTCGCGGCGGCGGCGGCAGGTGCGATGGTGCTGGTCAATACCGTCGTTCTTGTGCGCGGCTCGCTCGGCCTTTCGGAAAGTGCTCTGGCCTGGACGATGTTCGCCTTCGGCGCAGGGTCGATGATCGCCGCGCTGGTCCTGCCGCGTGTTCTCGATGTGTTGCCGGACCGGCCCGTG contains:
- the cueR gene encoding Cu(I)-responsive transcriptional regulator; the protein is MNIGDVADLSGLPAKTIRYYEDIGLVEPLRSSNGYRSFRQSDVHKLAFLGRARALGFTIEDCRSLLKLYADTDRASAEVKQIAEEHLDRIDSKIAELTEMRATLSHLVDACAGDHRPDCPILADLAMEQKAGSISKASG
- a CDS encoding DUF305 domain-containing protein, coding for MTYLRFFAMIATSTVVMFILMYLNTYLLSHIFWSETRAYMAVLMGAIMAIIMLGFMLSMYSSKAINAAIFIGGAVVFAGSLWLVRSQVTVGDTSYMKAMIPHHSIAIMTSSRANISDPRVRKLADEIIFAQDKEIAEMRYLVNDIDTNGDAADEGLDGSARIVDLNEALSSAEIAILDLEFLTGDEIAQLFPDGAICTFKYTTTSKPVLATGQIDGAPAALAKISGDLVRLGSTDATGTLSTEGMSVSLSAPDGAAALENSGEVQDANLVLELDAGLRAGYRGYYGCDA
- a CDS encoding MauE/DoxX family redox-associated membrane protein; translation: MPRDTTQTAKLYRMVMPDHLCPYGLKSKDLLERKGFEVEDHPLTTREETDAFMEEHGVETTPQTWIGDERIGGYDDLRVHFGIDAPEDERSDTSYQPVITIFAVAFLMALGLSWYSFENIFTLRGLEWFISISMCFLAVQKLQDVESFSTMFLNYDLLARRWVRYGKIYPFGEAFAGILMVAGALTWLSAPVALFIGTVGAVSVFKAVYIDKRELKCACVGGDSNVPLGFVSLTENLMMMVMGIWMPIRVYLIG
- a CDS encoding permease, which encodes MDQIIEAFTTGAGMLWKALWALIFGYIISAGIQIFVTRDQMARVLGDRGARKAGIAGFFGFVSSSCSFAALAASRSILVKGAHPVNSIAFLISSTNLVIELGIVLLVLLGWKFMVANFMLGILMTIYAYALTLIWLPRSFVESAKEHAEKAQSDEGMDRDQTMKGSFRDKLLSREGWDRIARAFFMEWKMVWKEILFGFTVAGFISVFVPQSFWNAIFLVGDGGAQDAPGFLIVLENALVAPVVAFFTFIGSMGNVPLAAMLWSRDASFGGVIAFLGADLVAATVIWVHAKYYGWQYALYLSGLLYLCMVAAGITVHYLFALVGMIPTERPSLQEMVRFSIDYTFFLNLIFLVIGSALIWLHIRNAEED
- a CDS encoding cytochrome c biogenesis CcdA family protein, which translates into the protein MMDISGIGIFAAFLAGAISFLSPCVLPLVPGYVSYIAGQPDLRTTRSVGLRARAGALGLSTCFVLGFSTVFVALGAGASALGSLLLTWRTELNYLGGAIIILFGLVMLGAFRLEAFSRDTRFTLDIPGGRPLGAYVLGLAFAFGWTPCIGPILGAILTLSSTSGGMSDGIWLLSIYSAGLGVPFLLAALFTDAIAARVRQIGKAGRWLYKGAGVAMIIMGVAIMTGQLSRFAYWLLGTFPFLASIG
- a CDS encoding SCO family protein translates to MQLIVYLTRRAALATFAATIAFPASADHPGENLDARMFEMEPYFQAIDAAQAPDFELLNAEGNPVRLADFSERVVILHFIYANCPDICPLHAEKIAAVQASINDGPMRDLVQFISITTDPVNDTPDVLRDYADRHGLDPSNWVILTKRPDQSDDATRLVARDYGLEFTTTADSDMMMHGAVTHVVDIGGRFAAKFHGMDFKNVNLILYVSELINNAQHRRRERSWWDRVTGVFQ
- a CDS encoding TlpA family protein disulfide reductase, translated to MKYLKTALLVWALSVGTAFAGPQGFALHDTPQPVINVRYETEDGSRGDMEDFRGKVILVNVWATWCVPCREEMPTLDALQAELGGDRFEVVALSIDRAGSPVVRRFYDEIGVNNLKMYVDKTMLSMTALRTVGLPTTILIDAQGRELGRLVGPAEWDDPEMVSFLRGFIE
- a CDS encoding DsbE family thiol:disulfide interchange protein, with the translated sequence MTSYRDNMTVPTPRRRNLGFVLVPVVALALMVLFGWGLFSEGDDLPSALIDKPVPEFALAPVLGREEGLSTQDLIGHVSLVNVFASWCVPCRAEHPLFMELSATGEVPLYGINYKDPPEQARAWLDELGDPYTRIGADINGRAGIEWGVYGVPETYVITSDGTIAYRHVGPITRAILEETLLPIVRDLKTQAGKEPTP